One window from the genome of Syntrophorhabdaceae bacterium encodes:
- the murC gene encoding UDP-N-acetylmuramate--L-alanine ligase — translation MVFHKIERVHFVGIGGIGMSGIAEVLINLGFKVTGSDIRRTDITERLGSLGATIFQGHNEENIIDCDVVVVSSAVRPDNPEVKKARELFIPVIQRAEMLAELMRMKYSVAVAGAHGKTTTTSLVSSILGHAGLDPTCVIGGKLNSLGSNAKLGDSKFLVAEADESDGTFLLLYPTIAVATNIDLEHLDFYKDMNEIKAAFLAFLNKVPFYGVNIICMDNANIQSIIPMLKRRYTTYGLSKQADLRADNISYEGFLTRFRVIYKGYDLGEIKLTLPGIHNVVNALAACGVAIELDIPFRTIQEALGNFSGIHRRLEIKWDGDIKLIDDYGHHPTEIKATLSAIRKMWKDRIIVAFQPHRYTRTQALMEQFATSFNEADILVLTEIYAASEDPIEGITGANLAENIRASGHKNVIFAPTRDDVIEKILENARAGDVVVTLGAGDLYKIDERLKSTWTGKE, via the coding sequence ATGGTCTTTCATAAAATAGAACGGGTCCACTTCGTGGGCATCGGCGGCATCGGAATGAGCGGTATCGCGGAGGTGCTCATCAATCTCGGTTTCAAGGTTACAGGTTCCGATATACGCCGCACGGATATAACGGAGCGTCTTGGGTCGCTTGGTGCGACCATCTTTCAGGGCCACAACGAGGAGAACATCATCGATTGCGACGTGGTGGTCGTCTCATCGGCGGTGAGGCCCGACAACCCGGAGGTAAAAAAAGCCCGGGAGCTTTTCATTCCCGTCATCCAGCGGGCGGAGATGCTCGCCGAGTTGATGCGCATGAAATACTCCGTGGCCGTTGCCGGCGCCCATGGGAAAACGACCACGACGTCCCTTGTCTCCTCCATCCTCGGCCATGCCGGCCTGGATCCGACCTGCGTCATAGGGGGAAAGCTGAACAGCCTGGGGAGCAACGCAAAGCTGGGGGACAGCAAGTTCCTCGTCGCCGAAGCGGATGAGAGCGACGGCACATTCCTGCTCCTTTATCCCACCATTGCCGTCGCAACCAACATAGACCTCGAACACCTCGATTTCTACAAGGACATGAATGAGATCAAGGCAGCCTTCCTTGCCTTCCTCAACAAGGTTCCCTTCTACGGCGTCAACATCATCTGCATGGATAACGCGAACATTCAGAGTATTATCCCCATGCTCAAGCGACGCTATACGACCTACGGTCTGTCCAAGCAGGCCGACCTCAGAGCGGACAACATCTCTTACGAGGGTTTCCTGACAAGATTCAGGGTCATATATAAAGGATACGACCTCGGGGAGATCAAACTCACCCTCCCCGGCATACACAACGTCGTCAATGCTCTCGCCGCCTGCGGCGTCGCCATCGAACTCGACATACCCTTCCGCACGATACAGGAGGCGCTCGGGAATTTCTCGGGCATCCATCGCAGGCTGGAGATAAAGTGGGACGGGGACATAAAGCTCATAGACGACTACGGCCACCACCCCACGGAGATCAAGGCGACCCTGTCGGCCATCCGGAAGATGTGGAAGGACCGCATCATCGTCGCCTTTCAGCCGCACCGCTACACGAGGACCCAGGCGCTGATGGAGCAATTCGCCACCTCCTTCAACGAGGCGGATATCCTGGTCCTCACCGAGATATACGCGGCGTCGGAGGACCCCATCGAGGGGATAACGGGGGCGAACCTCGCCGAGAACATACGGGCGAGCGGGCACAAGAACGTCATCTTCGCTCCCACACGGGACGATGTGATAGAGAAGATACTCGAGAACGCACGGGCAGGAGACGTCGTCGTCACACTGGGCGCCGGCGACCTCTACAAAATTGACGAGAGACTGAAAAGCACATGGACTGGAAAGGAATAA
- the murG gene encoding undecaprenyldiphospho-muramoylpentapeptide beta-N-acetylglucosaminyltransferase, whose amino-acid sequence MRLVISAGGTGGHIFPGIAVAEELMAQNAGNNVLFIGTPYGLEGKIIPDAGFRLHLIEAHQFLGRSPVHKAITLLRIAKGIVMCLKILKAEKPDAILGMGGFTSVPVIVAGRMLAIPSFIHEQNVQPGLANKLLSKITRKVFISFDETKKHLPAARTVHSGNPLRQKLKKLEGLKEPGSFGIFVFGGSRGAKSINDAVLSLLPLLEGQPGVVIYHQTGTDDLDRVRDAYAKSSLPHEVFAFTDEMERYYALSDVVIARAGATTIFELAFFQKAAILIPYPYSAGNHQWQNAAQVEEAGGCYLVGNDEATGDRLFGVIAQLMKDRTLMEKMGSNLGKIFVEDAALRIIGGIEHGLS is encoded by the coding sequence ATGAGGCTCGTCATATCCGCAGGCGGGACAGGGGGGCACATCTTTCCGGGAATAGCCGTCGCCGAGGAACTCATGGCGCAAAACGCGGGCAACAACGTCCTGTTCATCGGGACGCCCTACGGCCTTGAAGGGAAGATCATACCCGATGCAGGATTCAGGCTCCATCTCATCGAGGCACACCAGTTCCTGGGACGCTCTCCCGTCCACAAGGCTATCACCCTTCTGAGGATAGCGAAAGGCATCGTGATGTGCCTTAAGATCCTCAAGGCAGAAAAGCCCGATGCCATCCTCGGCATGGGCGGGTTCACCTCGGTGCCTGTCATAGTCGCGGGAAGGATGCTCGCCATCCCCTCCTTCATCCATGAACAGAACGTCCAGCCGGGTCTTGCCAACAAGCTCCTTTCAAAGATAACCCGCAAGGTCTTCATCAGTTTCGACGAAACAAAGAAGCATCTCCCGGCGGCGCGCACCGTCCACAGCGGCAATCCTTTGCGGCAGAAGCTCAAGAAGCTCGAAGGTCTAAAGGAACCGGGTTCCTTCGGCATCTTCGTCTTCGGCGGGTCGCGGGGCGCGAAGAGCATCAACGATGCCGTCCTGTCCCTCTTGCCGCTGCTCGAAGGACAGCCGGGCGTGGTCATCTACCATCAGACAGGAACAGATGATCTGGACCGGGTAAGGGACGCCTATGCGAAGAGTTCCCTCCCCCATGAGGTCTTTGCCTTCACAGATGAAATGGAAAGGTACTACGCCCTCAGCGATGTCGTCATCGCGCGGGCGGGCGCCACGACCATTTTCGAACTCGCCTTCTTCCAAAAGGCGGCCATACTCATCCCCTACCCTTATTCGGCCGGCAACCACCAGTGGCAGAACGCCGCGCAGGTGGAGGAGGCGGGCGGCTGTTATCTCGTAGGCAACGACGAGGCGACGGGAGACAGGCTCTTCGGTGTCATCGCGCAGCTCATGAAAGACCGGACCCTCATGGAAAAGATGGGCAGCAACCTGGGGAAGATATTCGTGGAAGACGCCGCGTTGCGTATCATTGGAGGAATAGAACATGGTCTTTCATAA
- the murD gene encoding UDP-N-acetylmuramoyl-L-alanine--D-glutamate ligase, giving the protein MDIPDRILIVGLGASGIAAARFLSRAGKTIGIADEKDQAQLAGALKDLEGVAFSGHFGPHREEDFTLYSMIVLSPGVDSEHRVLKRARQSGVRVIGEMELAASFIDEPIVAITGTNGKTTTTTLIGEIFKRAFGSAFVGGNIGNPLINYVADGEKASHVIVEVSSFQLETIETFRPATAVLLNITEDHLDRYRSYDEYKGAKYRIFDNQREGDFAVVKKGLEVVMKGTPRILPFSVTDELDEGAFSKNGRLYVRLDGQEASWSRDISPLAGIHNTENILSALLAARIHGADTGAIEEALKAFRGLSHRVEFIRTLRGVSFYNDSKATNVDATKRALEGMEGGIILIAGGKDKGGSYRAIREEAGKIRALIAIGEAQDRIASELGDAIPTYLERDMTAAVYQALAKAGQGDSVILSPMCSSFDMFKDYKDRGNTFRRIVEAL; this is encoded by the coding sequence ATGGATATACCTGACCGCATATTGATCGTAGGACTCGGCGCCTCGGGGATAGCCGCGGCGCGCTTCCTTTCCCGGGCGGGAAAGACGATCGGAATTGCCGACGAAAAAGACCAGGCACAGCTTGCGGGCGCCCTCAAGGACCTCGAAGGCGTCGCCTTCTCCGGCCACTTCGGGCCCCACCGCGAGGAAGACTTCACCCTTTATTCCATGATCGTCCTCAGCCCCGGCGTCGACAGCGAGCATCGGGTCCTCAAAAGAGCGCGCCAGTCGGGGGTGCGGGTCATCGGCGAGATGGAGCTTGCCGCATCCTTCATTGATGAACCCATTGTAGCGATCACCGGCACGAACGGCAAAACGACGACAACGACCCTTATCGGCGAGATCTTCAAAAGGGCCTTCGGCTCCGCCTTCGTGGGAGGGAATATAGGGAATCCGCTTATCAATTACGTCGCCGACGGGGAAAAGGCATCCCACGTCATCGTCGAGGTGAGCAGCTTCCAGCTCGAAACCATAGAGACCTTCAGGCCCGCGACAGCGGTGCTTCTCAACATCACCGAAGATCATCTTGACCGCTACCGCAGCTATGACGAGTACAAAGGCGCAAAATACCGCATCTTCGACAACCAGAGGGAAGGGGATTTCGCCGTCGTGAAGAAGGGGCTCGAGGTCGTCATGAAGGGCACCCCCCGGATCCTTCCCTTCTCGGTGACAGACGAACTCGATGAGGGTGCCTTCTCAAAGAACGGCAGGCTCTATGTCCGTCTTGACGGGCAGGAAGCCTCGTGGTCGAGAGACATCTCCCCGCTGGCGGGCATCCACAATACAGAGAACATCCTTTCCGCCCTCCTTGCGGCCCGCATCCACGGCGCAGACACGGGTGCCATTGAAGAGGCGCTGAAGGCCTTCCGGGGGCTCTCCCACAGGGTCGAGTTCATCCGCACCCTCCGGGGCGTCTCCTTTTACAACGATTCCAAGGCAACCAACGTGGATGCCACGAAAAGGGCGCTCGAGGGAATGGAAGGGGGCATCATCCTCATCGCGGGAGGAAAGGACAAGGGCGGAAGCTACCGGGCCATCCGCGAGGAGGCCGGGAAGATAAGGGCCCTCATCGCCATAGGCGAGGCACAGGACAGGATCGCTTCCGAACTCGGCGACGCCATACCCACCTACCTCGAAAGGGACATGACCGCCGCCGTTTATCAGGCTCTGGCAAAGGCCGGACAGGGAGATTCGGTCATTTTATCGCCCATGTGCAGCAGCTTTGACATGTTCAAGGACTACAAGGACAGGGGAAACACCTTCCGGAGGATAGTGGAGGCACTATGA
- the mraY gene encoding phospho-N-acetylmuramoyl-pentapeptide-transferase — translation MLYYFLYQLHLKASVFNVFRYITFRTVLSILSALIISFILTPYVIRKFHDWKIRSGKREDVPDRHETKKETPTMGGFVILIATTIPTLLWADLGNYYIWVVIFSLLSFGAIGFMDDVQKLRGTTGKGISGRTKLSLQIFFGLCIGALIFFKYGFVTQLTIPFFKNIRPDLGVFYIALCIFIIAGTSNAVNLTDGLDGLAIGPVLTVCSTFMLFSYLVGNVIFSQYLQIFYVKGAGELTILCGAMLGAGIGFLWYNAHPAELFMGDTGSLSLGAALATIAVIIKQEFLLVIAGGIFVLETLSVIIQVYSFKLRGKRVFRMAPIHHHFELKGWNEEKIVVRFWIISVILGLLALSTLKLR, via the coding sequence ATGCTGTACTATTTCCTTTACCAGCTTCACCTGAAGGCGTCCGTATTCAACGTCTTCCGCTACATAACCTTCAGGACGGTCCTGTCCATACTCTCGGCGCTCATCATCAGTTTTATCCTTACACCCTACGTTATCAGGAAGTTCCATGACTGGAAGATCAGAAGCGGCAAGCGCGAGGACGTGCCGGACCGCCATGAGACCAAGAAGGAAACGCCGACGATGGGCGGGTTCGTCATTCTCATCGCCACCACGATACCGACTCTCCTCTGGGCGGACCTCGGCAACTACTACATATGGGTCGTCATCTTTTCTCTTCTCTCCTTCGGGGCCATCGGCTTCATGGACGACGTGCAGAAGCTGCGGGGTACAACGGGAAAGGGCATTTCGGGACGGACAAAGCTCTCGCTGCAGATCTTTTTCGGCCTCTGCATCGGCGCGCTCATATTCTTCAAGTACGGCTTCGTGACACAGCTCACGATACCCTTCTTCAAGAACATCCGGCCCGACCTGGGCGTCTTCTATATTGCCCTGTGCATCTTCATAATCGCCGGCACATCAAATGCCGTGAATCTCACGGACGGTCTTGACGGCCTCGCCATCGGCCCCGTCCTTACCGTCTGCTCCACCTTCATGCTCTTCTCCTATCTTGTGGGCAACGTTATATTTTCGCAATACCTCCAGATATTCTACGTTAAGGGAGCCGGAGAACTCACCATCCTGTGCGGGGCCATGCTCGGCGCGGGCATCGGATTTCTGTGGTACAACGCCCATCCGGCCGAGCTCTTCATGGGCGACACCGGGTCGCTTTCCCTGGGAGCGGCGCTCGCGACGATAGCCGTCATCATCAAGCAGGAATTCCTCCTCGTCATAGCCGGCGGGATCTTCGTCCTGGAAACGCTCTCCGTCATCATCCAGGTCTATTCCTTCAAACTGAGAGGGAAGAGGGTCTTCAGGATGGCGCCCATCCACCATCATTTTGAACTCAAGGGATGGAACGAGGAAAAGATAGTCGTACGCTTCTGGATCATCTCGGTGATCCTGGGGCTGCTGGCATTAAGTACGCTGAAATTGAGGTAA
- a CDS encoding UDP-N-acetylmuramoyl-tripeptide--D-alanyl-D-alanine ligase, translating into MWRLEDIVKAVGGTVLKKGKEVFTGISTDSRTIGNGELFIPILGKSFDGHAFIRAALKRSGGGTLCRSDSPVPLADAEGTVILVEDTNQALLDLAYFKRGTLSGTFISITGSNGKTTTKEILVAMMKKRYAVHFNEKNLNNLIGVPMSILSIDGDPDICILELGTNTPGEIHRLAVMTDPDVSLITNVNPSHLEGLTSLEGILEEKLDLFRFTREDGKIFVNVDDPGISSRWRDTGRTAVTFGMDNDADFRLAVGEDLGWEGSAISITCPAGSIKARTGLLGRHNLYNILAAAAIASTFGVDDPLIGEVIEEFRSYDKRFQPTKTTKGHIIIDDTYNANPSSMQWAIGTLAALPAAGKKVAVLGGMKELGNESARYHRELGAYIKEAGIGLVVLLGEETKNTLEELRGTVAVHFDDKKDLIGYVASHISAGDTILVKGSRAFEMEEIVEALR; encoded by the coding sequence ATGTGGCGACTTGAGGATATTGTGAAGGCAGTGGGAGGGACGGTCCTCAAGAAGGGAAAGGAGGTATTCACGGGTATCTCTACGGACTCCCGGACCATCGGGAACGGGGAGCTTTTCATCCCCATACTGGGCAAGTCTTTTGACGGTCATGCATTCATCCGTGCGGCGCTCAAGAGATCGGGCGGCGGAACGCTGTGCCGGAGCGACAGCCCCGTCCCGCTTGCCGACGCCGAAGGAACGGTCATCCTCGTGGAGGACACCAACCAGGCCCTTCTCGACCTGGCTTACTTCAAGAGAGGCACCCTCTCGGGCACCTTCATCTCCATCACCGGAAGCAACGGCAAGACGACAACGAAGGAGATCCTCGTTGCCATGATGAAGAAACGCTACGCCGTGCACTTCAACGAAAAGAACCTCAACAACCTCATCGGCGTGCCGATGAGCATTCTCTCCATTGACGGCGATCCCGACATATGCATCCTGGAACTTGGAACGAACACGCCCGGTGAGATACACAGGCTCGCAGTCATGACAGATCCCGATGTCTCCCTCATTACCAACGTGAACCCCTCCCACCTCGAGGGCCTCACGTCGCTCGAGGGCATCCTGGAGGAGAAGCTCGATCTTTTCCGGTTCACCAGGGAGGACGGAAAGATATTCGTGAACGTTGACGATCCCGGCATAAGCAGCCGCTGGCGCGACACGGGCCGGACGGCGGTCACATTCGGCATGGATAATGACGCGGACTTCCGCCTCGCCGTCGGAGAGGACCTGGGCTGGGAAGGCTCGGCGATCTCCATCACTTGCCCGGCGGGAAGCATCAAAGCACGGACGGGGCTTCTCGGCCGGCACAACCTTTACAATATTCTGGCCGCTGCCGCGATAGCATCGACCTTCGGGGTCGATGACCCGCTGATCGGAGAGGTCATAGAGGAATTCCGGTCATACGACAAGAGATTTCAGCCCACGAAGACCACGAAGGGGCATATCATCATCGACGACACGTACAATGCGAACCCTTCGTCCATGCAATGGGCCATAGGGACCCTTGCCGCTCTGCCGGCAGCGGGAAAGAAGGTGGCGGTCCTCGGGGGAATGAAGGAACTGGGAAACGAAAGCGCCCGCTACCACAGGGAGCTGGGGGCGTATATCAAGGAGGCGGGCATCGGGCTTGTCGTCCTTCTCGGTGAAGAGACGAAGAACACTCTCGAGGAGCTGCGCGGCACGGTGGCCGTGCATTTCGACGACAAGAAGGACCTCATCGGGTACGTGGCGTCGCACATAAGCGCGGGCGACACCATCCTGGTAAAAGGATCCCGGGCATTTGAGATGGAAGAGATCGTGGAGGCACTGAGGTAA
- a CDS encoding UDP-N-acetylmuramoyl-L-alanyl-D-glutamate--2,6-diaminopimelate ligase, which produces MRLSELIRGMTRTAVRGDTSLEITGVTKDSRSVSEGSLFFVTAASGAYIDDALKNGARAVVTDGDIDRPFACTIRVGDVARALGEAASKFYGRPSRKMHVTGITGTNGKTTTTFLIESILEAAGKKPAVIGTISYRYNGKTLKAPNTTPGASETNALLRDMLNAGTSHVIMEVSSHALHQARVEDIDLDVAVFTNLTHDHLDYHGDFESYRASKRLLFEDYLARSKKKKRYAIMNIDDPSIREFAVPSPVTMFSYSTRGFADACLSSFSESIDGLTLTLSLPGNKIPIVSPLIGMFNASNILAASLSGRVTGISPQAIKEGIEKLGGVPGRLERVANDRGISVFVDYAHTPDALESVLNLLGRLKKGRLIAVFGCGGNRDAAKRPLMGAIAARTADVAIVTSDNPRDEDPVRIIGEITQGFDGKPVRIIEDRREAIFESIRMAKPGDVVLVAGKGHEDYQIIGGTTLHFSDREVIEESLHVAT; this is translated from the coding sequence GTGAGACTGAGCGAACTCATACGGGGCATGACAAGAACCGCTGTCCGCGGGGACACCTCCCTTGAGATAACGGGCGTCACGAAGGACTCCCGGAGCGTCTCCGAGGGGTCCCTCTTTTTCGTCACCGCCGCAAGCGGCGCATACATCGACGACGCCCTGAAAAACGGCGCACGGGCCGTGGTCACCGACGGTGATATCGATCGTCCCTTCGCATGCACCATTCGCGTCGGGGACGTCGCACGGGCCCTTGGTGAGGCCGCATCGAAGTTCTACGGCCGCCCTTCCCGGAAAATGCATGTCACGGGCATTACCGGGACAAACGGCAAGACGACGACGACCTTCCTTATCGAGTCCATCCTCGAGGCCGCGGGGAAGAAGCCCGCTGTCATCGGCACCATATCCTACCGTTACAACGGCAAGACGCTCAAGGCCCCCAACACCACCCCCGGCGCAAGCGAAACGAACGCTCTTCTTCGGGACATGCTGAACGCCGGTACGAGCCACGTGATCATGGAGGTCTCCTCTCATGCCCTCCACCAGGCACGTGTCGAAGACATCGATCTCGACGTCGCCGTATTCACAAACCTGACTCACGATCATCTCGATTATCACGGGGACTTCGAGAGCTACCGTGCCTCGAAAAGGCTTCTCTTCGAAGACTACCTCGCAAGAAGCAAGAAGAAGAAAAGATACGCCATAATGAATATCGACGATCCCTCGATACGGGAGTTCGCCGTCCCTTCACCGGTGACGATGTTCTCCTACAGCACGCGGGGTTTCGCGGATGCCTGCCTGTCGAGCTTTTCCGAAAGCATCGACGGCCTGACCCTCACCCTATCCCTACCGGGGAATAAGATCCCCATCGTCTCACCTTTAATCGGCATGTTCAATGCCTCCAACATTCTTGCCGCATCATTGTCAGGCCGCGTGACAGGCATATCGCCCCAGGCGATAAAAGAGGGTATCGAAAAACTGGGCGGCGTCCCGGGAAGGCTGGAACGAGTGGCGAACGACAGGGGCATCTCCGTCTTTGTCGATTACGCCCACACCCCCGACGCGCTCGAAAGCGTCCTTAACCTGCTGGGAAGACTCAAGAAGGGAAGGCTTATTGCGGTTTTTGGTTGTGGGGGCAACAGGGATGCCGCAAAAAGACCCCTTATGGGCGCCATCGCGGCGCGCACTGCCGACGTGGCGATCGTCACCTCCGATAATCCGCGCGACGAAGATCCGGTGCGGATCATCGGGGAGATCACACAGGGCTTCGACGGCAAACCGGTGCGGATCATCGAGGACCGGCGAGAAGCGATCTTTGAAAGCATCCGGATGGCAAAACCCGGCGACGTCGTGCTTGTGGCAGGCAAGGGACATGAGGATTATCAGATCATCGGCGGCACCACCCTTCACTTCAGCGACCGTGAAGTAATCGAGGAGTCTCTTCATGTGGCGACTTGA
- a CDS encoding PASTA domain-containing protein → MNKQAIRKAFFVCASIGLVYAALAFNIQDRFSMKRTYQTSVKKAPKSLNVAVPGPDNEPSRQAPIIAGNQPSIEPSLLIALPIIAYSIREGLIEREGMILVKRTDDPSSVYLKKPLDILKDKDSEGLRTLTRIIGKKNIEAFLSQEGVKLPDRSLPFDALAGTGYSIDSEVLVALYNKYVGAGFDPLIPFAAGGFEVSRKGRGFEIGKIRKEKQAQAVRNGAAWIMPDLSGLSMKAALDRISAKGQAIKIYGSGVVASQYPNPQEKVEKETRCILYGRTYQK, encoded by the coding sequence ATGAACAAACAGGCGATCAGGAAAGCCTTTTTCGTGTGCGCATCCATCGGGCTCGTGTACGCCGCGCTGGCTTTCAACATTCAAGACAGGTTTTCCATGAAAAGGACCTACCAGACATCCGTGAAGAAAGCTCCCAAAAGCCTGAACGTCGCCGTGCCCGGGCCGGACAACGAACCGTCCCGGCAGGCACCGATCATTGCCGGTAACCAGCCTTCCATTGAACCGTCCCTCCTTATCGCTCTTCCCATCATCGCCTATTCGATCAGGGAAGGACTCATCGAACGGGAGGGCATGATCCTCGTCAAAAGGACGGACGATCCCTCGTCGGTCTATCTCAAGAAGCCTCTCGACATCCTGAAAGACAAGGACAGTGAAGGTTTGAGGACCCTGACCCGCATTATCGGCAAGAAGAACATAGAGGCCTTTCTGAGCCAAGAAGGGGTGAAGCTTCCCGACAGGTCCCTGCCTTTCGATGCGCTGGCCGGTACCGGCTACAGTATCGACAGCGAGGTCCTCGTTGCACTCTACAACAAGTACGTGGGGGCCGGATTCGATCCGCTGATCCCTTTCGCCGCGGGCGGGTTCGAGGTATCACGAAAGGGCCGCGGGTTCGAGATCGGCAAAATCCGGAAGGAAAAACAGGCGCAGGCCGTGCGGAACGGCGCCGCGTGGATAATGCCGGACCTCTCCGGCCTTTCGATGAAGGCGGCCCTCGACAGGATCTCTGCGAAAGGACAGGCAATAAAGATATACGGGTCCGGGGTCGTCGCCAGCCAGTACCCCAACCCGCAGGAAAAGGTCGAGAAGGAGACCCGGTGCATTCTCTACGGGAGGACATACCAGAAGTGA
- the rsmH gene encoding 16S rRNA (cytosine(1402)-N(4))-methyltransferase RsmH, whose translation MSGQEHIAVLPKEVLENLISTGCKVFVDATVGGAGHSIGLLDGNKQLHIVGIDRDQEALDRAQRTLKGYSDRVTLLRGNFRDLKEMLQEAGVVSIDGILFDLGISSYQLAAGRGFSFNDDEELDMRMDIRDVLTAYEIVNSYRQDEIARILYEYGEEWQSRRIAKAIFDRRKKGRIRTARELADTVLAVKKKTGRIHPATKTFQALRIAVNDELASLSRGMDAAVDLLSRGGRIGVITFHSLEDRMVKQRFRSDDALTVLTRKAIRPGIEEIRNNPRSRSAKLRVAEKI comes from the coding sequence TTGAGCGGCCAGGAGCATATAGCCGTTCTTCCCAAGGAAGTACTTGAAAACCTGATCAGCACCGGATGCAAGGTCTTCGTTGATGCCACCGTTGGCGGAGCAGGACATTCCATCGGCTTGTTGGACGGAAACAAACAATTACATATTGTTGGTATTGATAGAGATCAGGAAGCACTCGACCGGGCTCAGAGGACCCTCAAAGGGTATAGCGACCGGGTAACACTGCTGAGGGGAAACTTCAGGGACTTGAAGGAAATGCTGCAGGAGGCCGGGGTGGTGTCCATAGACGGCATCCTCTTCGACCTCGGCATATCAAGTTACCAGCTGGCCGCGGGCCGGGGTTTCAGCTTCAACGATGACGAGGAACTCGACATGAGAATGGATATCAGGGACGTCCTCACGGCATACGAGATCGTCAACTCCTACCGACAGGACGAGATTGCCCGGATTCTTTATGAATACGGGGAAGAATGGCAATCGCGCAGGATAGCCAAGGCCATCTTCGACAGGCGCAAGAAGGGCAGGATCCGCACGGCGCGGGAGCTCGCCGACACCGTTCTCGCCGTCAAGAAAAAAACGGGCCGGATACACCCGGCGACGAAGACCTTCCAGGCATTGAGGATTGCAGTCAACGACGAACTCGCAAGCCTCTCAAGGGGGATGGACGCCGCGGTGGACCTCCTCTCCCGTGGCGGCCGGATAGGAGTAATAACATTCCATTCCCTTGAAGACAGGATGGTCAAACAACGTTTTCGCAGCGATGATGCGCTGACGGTGCTGACCCGCAAGGCCATCAGGCCGGGGATCGAGGAGATAAGAAACAACCCGCGTTCGCGAAGCGCCAAGCTTCGTGTTGCAGAAAAAATTTGA
- the mraZ gene encoding division/cell wall cluster transcriptional repressor MraZ: MFAGRYEYSIDDKSRVSIPAKFREALAQNHDLRLILTNLDGCIVAYPYQEWLGIQDKVSAAGPIRKEARAFLRYFYSGASECPIDKLGRILIPQALKTDAHIQKNVVIIGVGKKIEVWAKEKWEELVKLATADPDQIADIVSELGL; the protein is encoded by the coding sequence TTGTTCGCAGGACGGTACGAATACTCGATCGATGACAAGAGCAGGGTAAGTATCCCGGCCAAATTCAGGGAGGCCCTTGCACAGAACCACGATCTTCGGCTCATCCTCACCAACCTGGACGGCTGCATAGTCGCCTATCCTTACCAGGAGTGGCTGGGCATCCAGGACAAGGTCTCCGCCGCAGGCCCGATTCGAAAAGAGGCGCGCGCTTTTCTGCGCTATTTCTACTCCGGGGCATCGGAGTGCCCCATCGACAAGCTGGGGAGGATACTCATCCCCCAGGCACTGAAGACGGATGCGCATATCCAGAAGAACGTCGTCATTATCGGGGTAGGGAAGAAGATAGAGGTCTGGGCAAAAGAAAAATGGGAGGAACTGGTAAAACTGGCGACCGCCGACCCCGATCAGATCGCTGATATCGTATCGGAACTCGGTCTTTGA
- the greA gene encoding transcription elongation factor GreA, with amino-acid sequence MKAPITREGYEGLKKEHENMLSVKRPQILKAIEEAREHGDLSENAEYDAAREEFQFLQQRVAEIEEQLRNSEIVDVKKGDGETVGFGCTVTLVNMDTDEESLYRVVGPYESDIKKSTISITSPLGRALMGKCVGDEVNFNAPGGKRTYEIVKVD; translated from the coding sequence ATGAAAGCACCTATTACCCGGGAAGGCTATGAAGGATTGAAGAAGGAGCATGAGAACATGCTCAGCGTGAAACGGCCGCAGATCCTCAAGGCCATCGAGGAAGCGCGGGAGCATGGCGATCTTTCGGAGAATGCCGAATACGATGCCGCCAGGGAAGAATTTCAGTTTCTTCAGCAGAGAGTTGCCGAGATCGAGGAACAGCTGAGAAATTCGGAGATCGTCGACGTGAAGAAAGGCGACGGCGAGACGGTCGGGTTCGGCTGCACGGTGACTCTCGTCAATATGGATACCGACGAAGAATCGCTCTACAGGGTCGTCGGTCCCTACGAATCGGACATAAAGAAGAGCACCATATCAATAACCTCCCCCCTGGGCAGGGCCCTCATGGGCAAATGCGTCGGCGACGAAGTGAACTTCAACGCGCCCGGCGGCAAACGGACCTACGAGATAGTGAAAGTAGA